In Nitrobacteraceae bacterium AZCC 1564, the following proteins share a genomic window:
- a CDS encoding alkylation response protein AidB-like acyl-CoA dehydrogenase (product_source=COG1960; cath_funfam=1.10.540.10,1.20.140.10,2.40.110.10; cog=COG1960; ko=KO:K18244; pfam=PF00441,PF02770,PF02771; superfamily=47203,56645) — protein MKIFEQLERRRSWDENERLLLDQVDRVVEQVIAPNASRVDKAGEFPWANVDAINQLGLNSIFIPEAYGGTPMSFRVYLAVVKRISEACASTGIIYATNFHAMKPLIQFASEEQKERLLPCIAEGGLASLAITEESAGSDATGMKTRFQPDGDTIIVDGSKLFITSGDVADRILLFGKYAGIDDPKKAISVLVLEKGTPGFEVLRLEEKMGHRGSSTAALRFDGCRVPRANLVGKPGDGLGILLASLNRSRPSVAAHALGIAFAAFKDMTRYMNERRQSGRRIVDFQANQFLIADLATDLAMADSWLDYLADLIEADADDFGLEASMAKMRASDLAMRIAMEAVQMHGGYGYCSDFRVERLMRDAKITQIWEGTNQVHRQLIGRSFATK, from the coding sequence ATGAAGATATTCGAGCAATTGGAACGGCGGCGATCGTGGGACGAGAACGAGCGATTGCTGCTGGATCAGGTCGATCGCGTGGTCGAGCAGGTGATTGCGCCTAACGCGTCTCGGGTCGACAAGGCAGGCGAGTTTCCTTGGGCGAATGTCGATGCGATCAATCAGCTCGGGCTGAATTCGATTTTTATCCCGGAGGCGTACGGCGGAACACCGATGTCTTTCCGTGTTTACCTCGCGGTGGTGAAACGCATTTCGGAGGCTTGTGCGTCGACTGGGATCATCTACGCCACGAACTTTCACGCGATGAAGCCTCTTATCCAGTTCGCTTCGGAGGAACAAAAGGAACGTCTTCTTCCATGCATCGCCGAAGGCGGTCTCGCTTCGCTTGCGATCACGGAGGAGAGCGCGGGCTCCGATGCGACCGGCATGAAGACAAGATTCCAGCCGGACGGCGATACGATCATCGTCGACGGATCGAAGCTGTTCATTACGAGCGGCGACGTCGCCGATCGCATCCTTCTATTCGGAAAGTATGCCGGTATCGATGATCCCAAGAAGGCGATTTCCGTCCTCGTGCTGGAGAAGGGTACGCCGGGCTTTGAAGTCCTGCGCCTTGAAGAAAAGATGGGACACAGAGGCTCGTCAACGGCGGCGTTGAGGTTCGATGGCTGCCGCGTGCCCCGTGCCAACCTCGTGGGAAAGCCCGGAGATGGTCTTGGCATTCTGCTGGCATCGCTTAACAGGTCGCGGCCCAGTGTTGCTGCGCATGCCCTGGGGATTGCCTTCGCGGCGTTCAAGGACATGACACGCTATATGAATGAGCGCCGGCAGTCTGGCCGGCGGATCGTTGATTTCCAGGCCAATCAGTTCTTGATCGCCGATCTTGCGACGGATCTTGCGATGGCTGATAGCTGGCTTGATTATCTGGCTGACCTCATCGAAGCAGACGCTGATGATTTCGGCCTCGAAGCCTCGATGGCGAAGATGCGCGCTTCGGATCTGGCGATGCGCATCGCGATGGAGGCCGTGCAGATGCATGGCGGCTACGGTTATTGCAGTGACTTTAGGGTCGAACGATTGATGCGCGACGCGAAAATCACGCAGATCTGGGAAGGCACGAACCAGGTGCATCGACAATTGATCGGACGGAGCTTTGCGACAAAATGA
- a CDS encoding acyl-CoA dehydrogenase (product_source=KO:K00249; cath_funfam=1.20.140.10,2.40.110.10; cog=COG1960; ko=KO:K00249; pfam=PF00441,PF02770,PF18158; superfamily=47203,56645): MNYQGRTISPEASNRQLASRAATAERSKKLATGAEGGNFFTDDRDIATVLPQYMDAALLAHLTPHLTELGALCGGRLAELSDTAERNKPRLNSRDRYGRDDETVEYHPAYKEMENIAYSRFGIHAMAYRPGVLGWPTAMPPLAKYVFQYLFSQAEFGLLCPVNMAGSSSELLRRYGSQELKDRYLSAMLSQDMSVLMRSAQFITEKAGGSDVGAAELKAVPEGDHWRLYGEKWFCSNVSADVVVLLARPEGAQAGGKGLGLYFMPKTLPDGSRNSYRIARIKDKLGSNSMASGEVILDGAVAYLLGEQNRGLKHMLEMVNSSRVSHLARAAGMMRRCLNEALAATRSRNAFGKAVIDHPLMQRQLMKLMVPTEQALSALMYTGMVSDAEGDPKAEKLLRIMTPLAKYRACRDNITVATGAMEARGGNGYIEDWPNARLVRDAHLGVLWDGTSNINALDALQRSLKKERAHVDLRKDLDERLKAASGVPGQFRTRIEKAVDSAFSFAEEVAAAPENERFCRVAAGLLYHAATMVLMAAEGARAGGERGGARRLLLSRFVLEHRLLRNPLTSIESQRWEEDAIDALLRNEPIAMDTAATLLSR, encoded by the coding sequence ATGAATTATCAGGGCAGAACCATCTCGCCTGAAGCGAGCAATCGTCAACTTGCGAGCCGCGCCGCCACGGCGGAGCGTTCGAAGAAACTGGCAACGGGTGCCGAAGGCGGCAACTTCTTCACCGACGACCGCGACATCGCGACGGTGCTGCCGCAGTACATGGATGCCGCGTTGTTAGCGCATCTTACGCCGCATCTGACTGAACTGGGAGCTCTCTGTGGCGGGCGCCTTGCGGAACTGTCCGATACGGCCGAGCGGAACAAGCCGAGGCTGAATTCTCGCGATCGGTACGGCCGCGATGATGAAACGGTCGAATATCACCCAGCCTACAAGGAGATGGAGAACATAGCCTATAGCCGTTTCGGCATCCACGCGATGGCTTATCGGCCGGGCGTACTCGGCTGGCCAACGGCGATGCCGCCGCTCGCGAAATATGTCTTCCAGTATCTGTTCTCGCAAGCTGAGTTCGGCCTTCTTTGTCCGGTTAACATGGCGGGAAGCTCGTCGGAGCTCCTCCGACGCTATGGCTCGCAGGAGCTCAAGGACCGATATCTTTCGGCGATGCTGTCGCAGGACATGTCGGTACTGATGCGTAGCGCGCAGTTCATCACCGAGAAGGCCGGCGGCTCGGACGTCGGAGCCGCTGAACTTAAGGCAGTGCCCGAGGGCGATCACTGGCGCCTCTACGGCGAGAAGTGGTTCTGTTCGAACGTCAGCGCCGACGTCGTCGTGCTGCTGGCGCGGCCGGAAGGCGCCCAGGCTGGGGGCAAGGGGTTGGGGCTATACTTCATGCCCAAGACCTTGCCCGACGGCTCGCGCAATTCCTATCGGATTGCGCGTATCAAGGACAAACTCGGAAGCAATTCGATGGCGAGCGGCGAGGTTATTCTCGACGGTGCCGTCGCCTATCTGCTCGGCGAGCAGAACCGAGGTCTCAAGCATATGCTTGAGATGGTGAATTCGAGCCGAGTGTCCCATCTCGCGCGCGCCGCCGGCATGATGAGACGCTGCCTCAATGAGGCGCTGGCGGCTACTCGTAGTCGCAACGCATTCGGTAAGGCGGTCATCGACCATCCATTGATGCAGCGGCAGCTGATGAAACTGATGGTGCCGACCGAACAGGCGCTTTCGGCCTTGATGTATACCGGAATGGTATCGGATGCCGAAGGCGACCCGAAGGCCGAAAAGCTGCTGCGCATCATGACTCCGCTCGCGAAGTACCGCGCCTGCCGCGACAACATTACAGTCGCGACTGGCGCCATGGAGGCGCGTGGCGGCAACGGCTACATCGAAGATTGGCCGAACGCTCGGCTCGTCAGGGACGCGCATCTCGGCGTGTTGTGGGACGGCACCAGCAACATCAACGCGCTCGATGCCTTGCAGCGGTCGCTGAAAAAAGAGCGGGCACATGTCGATCTTCGCAAGGATCTCGACGAGCGGCTGAAGGCAGCATCGGGAGTTCCTGGGCAGTTCCGGACTCGGATTGAGAAGGCTGTCGACTCCGCGTTCAGCTTCGCAGAGGAGGTCGCTGCCGCCCCGGAGAACGAGCGCTTCTGCCGGGTCGCCGCCGGGCTGCTCTATCATGCCGCAACGATGGTCCTGATGGCAGCCGAGGGCGCGCGTGCTGGCGGTGAACGCGGAGGTGCTCGTCGGCTGCTTCTGTCGCGCTTCGTCCTCGAGCATCGTCTGCTCCGCAATCCTTTGACCAGCATCGAGAGCCAGCGCTGGGAGGAGGATGCGATCGACGCATTGCTACGGAACGAGCCGATTGCGATGGACACTGCCGCGACCCTATTGTCGCGCTGA
- a CDS encoding tripartite-type tricarboxylate transporter receptor subunit TctC (product_source=COG3181; cath_funfam=3.40.190.10; cleavage_site_network=SignalP-noTM; cog=COG3181; pfam=PF03401; superfamily=53850), with protein MKRQIIAALAVIAGIAASPVQAQYPERPVKLIVPFAAGGPTDALARNLAEGLRIHLSKQVVIENKAGAGANIGAEFVANSPADGYTLLFGTSGPLAINVSLFGKINYDPIKSFDPVIMIGKIPNVLAANPDVPVKNLNDLIAYAKSGNKMGFGSSGVGASTHLAGELLNSRAGTDLLHVPYRGAAPAMNDVIGGQIPLIITDAFVASSQIKAGTIRPLGVTTLERTALLPDVPTFDEQGLKGFDSSVFFGVVVPKGTPPEIIATLNRAFVAALKEPAVKSAIDGQGMILAPSTKPEFLAEFMATEIPRSRELIEKLGIPKQ; from the coding sequence ATGAAAAGACAGATTATTGCCGCTTTGGCGGTCATTGCGGGCATCGCGGCGTCGCCGGTCCAGGCCCAGTATCCCGAACGACCGGTGAAGCTCATCGTGCCATTCGCGGCGGGCGGTCCGACCGATGCGCTGGCACGTAATCTGGCGGAGGGGCTGCGTATCCACCTTTCTAAGCAGGTTGTCATCGAGAACAAGGCCGGGGCCGGAGCGAACATCGGCGCCGAGTTCGTGGCAAATTCGCCAGCCGACGGCTACACGCTGCTGTTCGGGACGTCAGGTCCCTTAGCAATCAACGTCAGCCTGTTCGGCAAGATCAACTACGATCCGATCAAGAGCTTCGATCCGGTCATCATGATCGGCAAAATCCCGAACGTTCTGGCGGCGAATCCGGATGTACCGGTCAAGAACCTGAACGACCTGATCGCCTATGCGAAGTCCGGAAACAAGATGGGTTTCGGCAGTTCCGGGGTCGGTGCATCCACCCATCTTGCGGGCGAACTCCTCAATTCCCGCGCCGGGACCGATCTGCTCCACGTGCCGTACCGCGGGGCAGCGCCCGCCATGAACGACGTCATCGGCGGACAGATTCCGCTGATTATCACCGATGCCTTCGTGGCATCGTCGCAGATCAAAGCTGGCACGATCAGGCCGCTCGGCGTCACCACGCTAGAGCGCACTGCACTGCTTCCGGACGTCCCGACGTTCGACGAGCAAGGACTCAAGGGCTTTGACTCCAGCGTATTCTTTGGCGTCGTCGTGCCGAAGGGTACACCGCCCGAGATCATCGCGACACTCAATCGCGCCTTCGTGGCAGCTTTGAAGGAGCCCGCGGTGAAGTCTGCCATCGACGGCCAGGGTATGATCCTCGCACCGTCCACGAAGCCGGAATTTCTCGCGGAGTTCATGGCGACCGAGATACCTCGTTCGCGCGAACTCATCGAAAAGCTAGGTATCCCCAAACAGTGA
- a CDS encoding 3-hydroxybutyryl-CoA dehydrogenase (product_source=KO:K00074; cath_funfam=1.10.1040.10,3.40.50.720; cog=COG1250; ko=KO:K00074; pfam=PF00725,PF02737; superfamily=48179,51735; transmembrane_helix_parts=Inside_1_6,TMhelix_7_29,Outside_30_293) has translation MTRKIQTVGVCGAGGTMGAGIALVAARAGFRTISYDVSSETLERAAKQSAAFLSKSVERGKLTPEIRDTILAAMSHTTDVSGLESCDLVIEAVFEDLGVKRDLLKRLDAVCAEDAIFASNTSTLSITEIASGSSRPDRVVGMHFCLPAQLMRLIEMSPGILTSDETFQTAWKWTEACNQIPVKTQDKPGFILNALLVPFNNDAIRAVEAGVASAADIDLAIKTGLGYKMGPLELVDLVGLDTQIRLCEAFYPITLDPRAATPPLLKRMVAAGLLGRKSGRGFFTYDGNTMFGA, from the coding sequence ATGACGAGAAAGATTCAAACGGTTGGGGTCTGCGGTGCCGGTGGAACCATGGGCGCGGGAATTGCTCTTGTAGCCGCACGCGCTGGGTTCAGAACGATATCCTACGATGTCTCGAGCGAAACGCTCGAGCGGGCAGCAAAGCAATCGGCGGCATTTTTGAGCAAATCCGTCGAACGCGGAAAATTAACCCCGGAAATACGGGATACGATCCTAGCGGCCATGAGTCATACGACAGACGTCAGCGGCTTGGAATCCTGCGACCTCGTCATCGAGGCTGTGTTCGAGGACCTCGGCGTCAAGCGCGATCTTTTGAAGCGTCTCGATGCGGTCTGCGCCGAAGACGCTATCTTCGCTTCCAATACATCCACGCTCTCCATTACTGAAATCGCATCTGGTTCGAGCCGGCCTGATCGCGTCGTTGGAATGCACTTCTGCCTGCCGGCCCAGCTCATGCGGCTGATCGAGATGTCGCCCGGTATTCTGACATCGGACGAAACATTTCAAACGGCATGGAAATGGACCGAGGCGTGCAACCAGATTCCGGTCAAGACGCAGGATAAGCCTGGCTTCATTCTCAATGCATTGCTTGTTCCGTTCAATAATGACGCCATTCGTGCTGTCGAAGCTGGCGTCGCCTCCGCTGCGGATATTGATCTCGCAATAAAGACAGGACTTGGCTACAAGATGGGGCCGCTCGAACTGGTCGATCTGGTTGGATTGGACACGCAGATCCGGCTCTGCGAAGCATTTTATCCGATTACGCTTGATCCGCGGGCCGCTACTCCACCATTGCTGAAGCGGATGGTTGCCGCCGGTTTACTGGGACGCAAATCCGGACGCGGCTTTTTCACCTACGACGGCAATACGATGTTCGGAGCCTGA
- a CDS encoding hypothetical protein (product_source=Hypo-rule applied; superfamily=47240) — translation MDDFADDTAAEGQHSDDEDRTLNTVTHSQKLAGYCCMTMTTKAPTTGLNTAAAANQSHQNTTHPT, via the coding sequence TTGGACGACTTCGCCGATGACACCGCGGCGGAAGGTCAGCACTCAGATGACGAAGATCGTACCCTGAACACCGTCACCCACTCGCAGAAGCTGGCCGGATACTGCTGCATGACGATGACGACAAAAGCCCCAACCACCGGCCTGAACACAGCCGCGGCCGCCAATCAGAGTCATCAGAACACCACTCACCCGACATAA
- a CDS encoding 3-hydroxybutyryl-CoA dehydrogenase (product_source=KO:K00074; cath_funfam=1.10.1040.10; ko=KO:K00074; pfam=PF00725; superfamily=48179), with the protein MNYAIIKSGESRSFPDADAFYDNATNEAQAETVIYSGTPFKPDATKALILIELGDESLAEHTGEEGFSNVLGFARYRNGDDAPSMLIELVKQASHSEQTILAAREFFQSHGFQVVVSTDQIGRIINRLVLPKYNAALRFLDEGLASQQDMDLTCKLGLGYPDGPIERVVRGGLHHHYARTKALFDTYGSPSYAPPRRAVVASRRIPFSEKTRK; encoded by the coding sequence ATGAATTATGCGATCATCAAGAGTGGCGAGAGCCGATCGTTTCCGGACGCGGATGCGTTTTATGACAACGCAACAAACGAGGCGCAGGCGGAAACCGTTATTTATAGCGGCACTCCGTTCAAGCCGGATGCAACCAAGGCTCTGATCCTTATTGAGCTCGGGGATGAATCTCTCGCTGAGCACACGGGCGAGGAGGGCTTTTCCAACGTTCTCGGCTTTGCCCGTTACCGGAATGGAGACGATGCTCCTTCCATGCTGATCGAGCTCGTCAAGCAAGCCAGCCACAGCGAACAGACGATCCTGGCGGCACGTGAATTCTTTCAATCGCACGGATTCCAAGTCGTTGTTTCGACCGATCAGATCGGGCGGATTATCAATCGATTGGTCCTTCCCAAATACAACGCGGCGCTTCGGTTTCTGGACGAGGGATTGGCAAGTCAGCAGGACATGGATCTCACCTGTAAACTGGGTCTTGGCTATCCTGATGGTCCGATCGAGCGCGTTGTGCGCGGCGGGCTCCACCACCACTATGCGCGGACAAAGGCTTTGTTCGACACATATGGTTCGCCGTCTTATGCGCCGCCCCGGCGTGCCGTGGTAGCCTCGCGCCGAATTCCGTTCAGCGAGAAAACACGCAAGTGA
- a CDS encoding hypothetical protein (product_source=Hypo-rule applied), which yields MSAATIAERHFKAAITEANTEGVDADAMCRSMLGLIVAQYLQTRSVADVQSELRFVADNCDPDTDFAFMRP from the coding sequence ATGTCCGCAGCCACCATCGCAGAACGTCATTTCAAGGCAGCCATCACTGAAGCGAACACCGAGGGAGTGGATGCAGACGCCATGTGCCGCTCGATGCTGGGCCTTATCGTCGCGCAGTACCTCCAGACGCGGAGCGTGGCGGACGTGCAGTCGGAGCTGCGTTTCGTGGCGGACAACTGCGATCCGGACACCGACTTCGCCTTCATGCGCCCGTAA